Below is a genomic region from Helianthus annuus cultivar XRQ/B chromosome 2, HanXRQr2.0-SUNRISE, whole genome shotgun sequence.
TTCCACAGGGATGGTTCAAAGGTCGTGCCGACTACCTTCCCTAATCATGTTTCAGTATTTGATAGGCTCCATGGATTAGGCAAGCCGGATATAAAGGCTGGTACTCCTGCCCAGCTTGTTCCCACCCAGTTTGGCCAAAAAAATTACTGTTCTATTGTTAAACCTAGTGAGGAAAGGGTGAAGGTGAATATTGATCTCCCCCCGTTAAACACGGTCTCTAAGAAATCTTTGGAGTTCAAGTCTCTCATCGGCGAAGCGAAAGATATCGACATTCTTAATAATCTGCAGGCTTGTCTGTCAGGTATCATGGAGGAAGGCCTGCAATTAAAATATCTGGGAGGTTTAAAGGTCTTACTTTGTTTCAGTAACCCCGAGGAAGCGGAAGAGTttagataccgcaaagtggacTCTTGGGAGAAATGGTTTTCTCGGCTCTATGTTTGGGATGGTATCCCGCCACTCTTTGAGCGCATTGCATGGGTCAAAGTATTGGGAGTCCCTGTTTCCTTATGGGATCGGAATGTGATAGATAAGATTGGCGAGAGATGTGGGCGACTGCTAGTCAAATCGGATGCTGAGTTTTCCGACGGTAATATGGCTGAAGACCGGCTAGCCATCTTGGTTAAAACGGGGAAAAGAATATCTGAATAATTTAACGTAGTCTGGAAGGATCAGCAAATTAGTGTTTGGGTAGAAGAGATATCTGGCAAATGGAGTCCATCATTTTTGAACGAAGGTCCGTCGGAGTTGGTCTCTCCGGCGACGGACTCAGACAGCAACGGTTCCCTCTCCCCCAGGGGAAGCGTTTCGGTTCATTGCATGGGGAACTCTTCGTCTCCCTGCATGGGTAACCAAAAATCGTGCACGTCCCGTTTTTCCAAAGCTGTTAGATCGTCCAGTAGTGTGTCAGGGGATGTGCAAGAGCCGGCTGCAGTTTTTAATGAGGCAAGAGAAAAGGAGGTTGGTGAAGGACATTATGATGACTTGATCCAGGAGAAAAGTCATGAGGGTCTTAATGATGGTGACTATGTTTGTGGAGCCCAGAGCTATGTAGCTGACAGTAATGACATCAGAAGAAAGGAGGGGCCCACCTCGCCGTTGAAAGATGGCAGTTCTATTAGGAATCCTCAAGTTGTTGGGTCCCACGGTGATTGTCTTAATGGGGTCCATCTTAATTTTGATGACTGGGCCACTAGGAATATTGGTGTGGGAAATGGGCTTGAAAGTGGGCCTAATTTCTCGGTACAAGGGGATGGTGCTGAGCTCTTAAGGCCCAGTTATATTACATGTAGGTCCAAAGTTAAGGGAGCTAATTACAAACAGGCCCAAGTTTTCATTACCCCTGATCTGAATAACATAACTGTGGATGGGGAAAGTTCAGATCCCTTTAATATTGAGGACATATTCAGGAAGGAGGCTGAGGAGAACAGGGGGCCGGAGGGTACCTGCAGTTTTCAGTCGGCGCGGGAAAAACATCCAGAACCGAGAGATGATTTCGATTTTGAAGTGGAGTGCACTCTTGATTTGGGGGCTCGTATCGGTATTGAGGTGGAAGGGTTCAAGAATCATGTGAAAAATATTGTGAATGGGGAAAGGGAGAACAGCACTCGCCAATGAATTTCTTATCCTTAAACATTAATAGGGTGGTTGCGGTTAACAGAGCCCCGTGGGTGCGAAATTTGAAGTCAAAATTGAAAGTGGATTTTATCGATCTTCAAGAAACACACCAGGCGAGGCTGTCAGATTTCGATCTCCGACAATTCTGGGGTAGTTCCTTGATGCAATCATGTGTGGTGGACTCGGTGGGTAGATCGGGTGGCCTCGCCCTGATATGGAACCCGGATGTCTTCTCTCTTGAGTCGTCCTACTCAAGTCAAAGATTTCAGCTTGTTTCTGGTAAAGTTAGAGGTTCTGATGGCATTCTTAATATTCTCAACCTCCATGCCCCTAATAATGTGAGCCTTAGAAGGTCGTTATGGAGTGAGATTACTGTTTTGGTGAATAATCTCAGTGGGTCGTGGGTGGTGTTTGGCGACTTCAACGACGTCAGAGCGGAGTCTGAACGGGTCAATTCCAGATTTGATGTTGGTGCGACTGATGCGTTTAACGCGTTCATTAATGGGGCCGGTCTGCTGGAGTATCCGATGACAGGAGGTAATTTTACTTTTGTTTCGGGTCATTCTGAGGTCAAATTGAGCAAGCTTGATAGGTTTCTGGTGAACGTTGAGTTCATGTTTTGGTGGCCGATGGCTAAAGCGGCTGTCCAGGAAAGGGGTGCCTCGGACCACTGCCCCATTACCCTTTCTTGTAATATTGTTGATTTCGGACCCATCCCGTTTAAGTTTTTCAATTCGTGGTTGGGGGATCAGAATGTTGCGAAGATTGTGTCTAATGTATTAGTAACGCTGTGGTGGGAGATAAAAAAGATGTTGCTTTGCTTTTGATCTTGAAGAAAATTAAAGAGGGTATTAAAAAATGGAGAAAGGAGGCCAGCTTAGCTAAGGAAAAAGATCTTAATCTAATGAAGGAGACTGTGAGCCGAATTGAAAGCATGGCCGTACAGGGGCAGATTTCGGATGAAGATAAAAAGAGAAGAATTGATCTCAGAGTTAAGATTCAAGGGCTGGAATTAGCTATGGCTAAGAATATTCAACAAAAAGCGCATATCAACTGGTTGAAGTCGGGTGACGAGAACAACTCGTTTTTCACAAGATGGTGCAAGTGAATCTGGCGAGTAATAGAATTAACGGCCTTATGTTTAATAATACGATTATTTCCGACCCTTCAGACCTTAAGAACGAGATCAGAAGCTGGTTAAAAAAGCATTTTTCCGAACCAATCTATAGAAGGCCGAAGTTTATTGGAGATGGGCTGTCAAAGATCTCGAATCAGGATGCGTCGATTCTGGTGGAGGATTTCTTGGAAGCGGAAGTTTGGAGAGCCATTAAATCTTGTAACGGTGGGAAGGCTCCGGGGCCGGATGGCTTTACCTTGAAATTTTTTAAGGTTTTCTGGAACGATTTAAAGCCATTTTTAATGGGAGTCTTTAGAGATTTTTTTGTCAGCGGCAAAATTAATAAAGGTTGTAACTCTTCCTTTGTTACCCTTATCCTGAAGTCAAAAGATCCTCAACATCTCTCAAACTTTCGACCCATCTCTCTTGTTGGCTCGGTTTACAAGATCTTAGCTAAAGTTTTAGCTAATCGACTAAAGCCTATTCTGAACAATGTCATATCTCCTACGCAATCGGCTTTCGTTGGGGGAAGGAATATTTTGGATAGCCCATTAATTATTAGTGAAGCGGTCGCTTGGGCTAAGAAAAATAAATCGAAAATGTTAATTTTTAAAGTCGACTTCGAGAAGGCCTATGACTCAATCAATTGGAAGTTCCTTTTTCAAATGTTGACGCATATGGAGTTCCCGGCTAGGTGGATTTCTTGGATGAAAGGCTGCCTCAGTTCTAGCTTTGGCTCGATTCTGGTCAATGGCTCACCTACTTCCGAATTCAAATTTAAGAGAGGCCTACGCCAGGGTGA
It encodes:
- the LOC110895568 gene encoding uncharacterized protein LOC110895568, with the protein product MNFLSLNINRVVAVNRAPWVRNLKSKLKVDFIDLQETHQARLSDFDLRQFWGSSLMQSCVVDSVGRSGGLALIWNPDVFSLESSYSSQRFQLVSGKVRGSDGILNILNLHAPNNVSLRRSLWSEITVLVNNLSGSWVVFGDFNDVRAESERVNSRFDVGATDAFNAFINGAGLLEYPMTGGNFTFVSGHSEVKLSKLDRFLVNVEFMFWWPMAKAAVQERGASDHCPITLSCNIVDFGPIPFKFFNSWLGDQNVAKIVSNKIKEGIKKWRKEASLAKEKDLNLMKETVSRIESMAVQGQISDEDKKRRIDLRVKIQGLELAMAKNIQQKAHINWLKSGDENNSFFTRWCK